In the Clostridium sporogenes genome, one interval contains:
- a CDS encoding DUF4825 domain-containing protein has translation MKNKIKVLVPLILILSLSLVGCGMNSEKKSKYNIKNTSTFEAYDLMIYKGSYVGDNSSVGNIIKSLPANEYSAGFSLQTSKEPYEIIVNYKANENLGEENYNKFWSDKKPAKLLEKNAVVLLSLVTNAEIIKFNVDNIEKESYEYNRKSLEQKYGSLEKLFKDNDSLNKFLNN, from the coding sequence ATGAAAAATAAAATTAAAGTATTAGTACCTTTAATACTAATCTTATCCTTAAGTTTAGTAGGCTGTGGAATGAATTCTGAGAAAAAATCTAAGTATAATATAAAAAATACTTCTACATTTGAAGCATATGATTTGATGATATATAAAGGCTCATATGTAGGTGATAATAGTTCTGTCGGAAATATTATAAAAAGTTTACCGGCTAATGAATATAGTGCTGGATTTAGCTTACAAACTAGTAAAGAGCCATACGAAATAATCGTTAACTATAAAGCAAATGAAAATTTAGGTGAAGAAAATTATAATAAATTTTGGAGTGATAAAAAGCCTGCCAAGCTTTTAGAAAAGAATGCAGTAGTATTATTATCTCTTGTAACAAATGCTGAAATTATTAAATTTAATGTAGACAATATAGAAAAAGAATCCTATGAATATAATAGAAAAAGCTTAGAACAAAAATACGGCAGCTTAGAAAAACTCTTTAAAGATAATGATTCATTAAATAAGTTTTTAAATAATTAG
- a CDS encoding class I SAM-dependent methyltransferase, giving the protein MINYYGSLCTTMYELLHPVAPEDELQFYLQYAKDGMKILEPLCGSGRFLVPFLKNGFNITGFDMSTEMLEQLHKKAPNAQVFESSIENFYPKEKYDYIFITSGSFSLFLDENTAFNVLVKMKESLAPKGKFVFAAETTANIIPDREEYIKNCSVKTKEGYDIIFKSKSFYDKHKKILSTPSLYELYDGNDLLCKEEMDFRIKLYDFGELDKLILKAGFKGNYVFSDFNRRESIDKNTETFLYECYI; this is encoded by the coding sequence ATGATTAATTATTATGGAAGTCTATGTACAACCATGTATGAGTTATTACACCCTGTTGCACCAGAAGATGAATTACAATTTTATTTGCAATATGCAAAAGATGGGATGAAAATATTAGAACCACTTTGTGGGAGTGGAAGATTTTTAGTACCTTTCTTAAAAAATGGATTTAATATTACCGGATTTGATATGTCAACAGAAATGTTAGAGCAGCTTCATAAAAAAGCACCTAATGCCCAAGTTTTTGAAAGTTCAATTGAAAATTTTTACCCAAAAGAAAAGTATGACTATATTTTCATTACATCTGGTTCATTTTCTTTATTTCTTGATGAGAATACTGCTTTTAATGTGTTAGTAAAAATGAAAGAATCATTAGCCCCCAAAGGCAAGTTTGTTTTTGCAGCAGAGACAACTGCTAATATAATTCCTGATAGAGAAGAGTATATTAAAAATTGTAGTGTAAAGACTAAAGAAGGTTATGATATAATCTTTAAAAGTAAAAGCTTCTATGATAAACATAAAAAGATATTATCTACGCCAAGTTTATATGAGTTATATGATGGTAATGACTTGTTATGTAAAGAAGAAATGGATTTTCGCATAAAATTATATGACTTTGGAGAATTAGATAAGTTGATATTAAAAGCAGGATTTAAAGGAAACTATGTATTCAGTGATTTCAATAGAAGGGAATCCATAGATAAAAATACTGAAACCTTTTTATATGAATGTTACATTTAA
- a CDS encoding transpeptidase-transglycosylase, with the protein MDKFRNMKKSHIALLVVMYMVLTVIFPRFMGWTTIFSAIAVGGYFLKNKKDLKESTRKKKNFIFTGIIILAIIGSFNVAVGNNIQNEKLVAQKTKQEQQIKKEQEEKKLTEEQKKIQQEEAKKKAEEEKRKQGEEAKKKAEAEAKKKALEEQKRQEELKRKQEEENKIKAENEQAQAAFAQSTGKGNSNGEANESQNADDNQNYTVYKTRTGSKYHSSGCRYLKKSCYETTVSQARNEGLTPCSVCNP; encoded by the coding sequence ATGGATAAATTTCGTAATATGAAAAAATCCCATATAGCCTTATTAGTGGTAATGTATATGGTGCTAACGGTAATTTTTCCGAGATTTATGGGATGGACAACTATTTTTTCAGCTATTGCAGTGGGCGGTTATTTTTTAAAGAACAAAAAAGACTTAAAAGAATCAACTAGAAAAAAGAAAAATTTTATATTTACAGGTATAATAATTTTAGCTATTATAGGAAGTTTTAATGTAGCAGTAGGAAATAATATTCAAAATGAAAAATTGGTAGCACAAAAAACCAAACAAGAGCAGCAAATTAAGAAAGAACAAGAAGAAAAGAAATTAACAGAAGAGCAAAAAAAGATACAACAGGAAGAAGCTAAGAAAAAAGCCGAAGAGGAAAAAAGAAAGCAAGGGGAAGAAGCTAAGAAAAAGGCTGAAGCAGAAGCTAAGAAAAAAGCTTTAGAAGAACAAAAAAGGCAAGAGGAATTAAAAAGAAAACAAGAAGAAGAAAATAAAATAAAAGCTGAGAATGAACAAGCTCAGGCAGCATTTGCACAGTCAACAGGCAAAGGTAATTCAAATGGTGAAGCTAATGAAAGCCAAAATGCAGATGATAATCAAAATTATACAGTATATAAAACCAGAACTGGATCTAAATATCATAGTTCAGGATGTAGATATTTAAAGAAAAGTTGTTATGAAACAACAGTATCACAAGCACGAAATGAGGGTTTAACTCCATGTAGTGTATGCAATCCATAA